From the Rhinolophus ferrumequinum isolate MPI-CBG mRhiFer1 chromosome 4, mRhiFer1_v1.p, whole genome shotgun sequence genome, the window aaatagaaattattatttttctaaagtacACAAATGGTCAgttatacaaaaatacaaatcattCACGTATTAATTCATGAGTATCATAAAACAAATGCGATCTTTTCaaatgcatttgatttttattatcataTCACTTACAACTTTTGTTGAGCCCTAAATTTCGCACTTAGCACGGAGCTCCACATtagcaatacattttaaaatttaaaaaaaaaccacgtAGTTCTGCTTTTTGGATTTAGTGGGGTAGTCCAGAAACAGTAACAATGAATCATAGCTTCCATACAGGATATTCATGGGATACTGAGGATGCATTTCTATTCAAAAGGGGATAGTGACattaatttttgagaaatggAATGAGGGAAAAAGTTTAGAGAAACCTAAAGGCAACGTTAATGAACAATTAGACGTCTATCAAAACTCTGCAAAAGACTACAGCTGTTTATGCTTTAACAAGCTTCTGAAATAAGATTGTAGATCGGTCAGTCTGTGCGTTTCTGAATCAGAGAGGTCTACCGATAAACGTTTAGTCCCCCAACAacctaagtgaaaaaaataaaaatttctctctAGGGTTTGCCATATACTTTGTTGTGTTTTAATTCCCGGGCAAGAAATACATTCTCGCTTAGTCGTCAAAAATGCCAGGAGCTAGAACGTTTTGACATGTAATGCCAGGGAAGCAAGTTCCAGTAAGCTGCCTCCACTCAAACCTAACGTTGCTTCGGTAGAACTGTGCTCAGACTCACGcaggtgtttgtttttctattggaATTGCAGatggttctttctcttttctaaccCTAAAAGGTAGCCTTCACTCATCATTGCACTCGTGTTGCCACCCAGACTAGGCCACTTTGTCTTTTAAGTCAAACCTATGGGGGCGACAGCCTggacaatggaaagaaaagacagccCTGCTGGAGATAAGCTCCACCTGTTGAGGTCAGTCTGTTCGCTGGGCCCGGCGGCTTCTTCCCTCCAGGTAGGGACGCTGCAAGCACTCCCTCGCCAAGGGCCCACCCGGGATGAGCTTAGGCAGTTAACTGCAAATAGCTGCAACATCTGCCCGGCTAGCTCGCCACTGCCCGTCGAAGGGCGAGGGGACCGCATGGCAGCCACAACTGCACTGCACAAAAGGCAGCACCTATTGTGAGGAGCCACCCGCCTTCCGTGGACCCCGCAGCTCCGGACGCCGGGGCATCATCCTTCGACCCGGCCCCGGCGGCGCGGGCCGGGGGCGAGCCCAGGTGCGGCGAGGGGGAGGAGGGCTCCGCCACGCGCGGAGGAAGAAAGCCTGACTCATGTcgtggcggtggcggcggcgggcTCCTGGGAACTGAAACCCGTGATGCTGTTGCTGCGGAGAAAAGCCTCATTACCCATTCCGCAGGCGGGGGGACACCACCCAGGGCGCGCACACCCGAGATCCGGGGTTCCAGCAGCCCCGCCGCCGCGCACCTCCTCGGCCGCGTGCCCGCGCGCGCGCGCGACGGCCGCGTGTGAAAACTGAGCGGACACACCTAACCTGCGCGCGCCCCtcatcctgccccacccccactccggcaGAATCTTGCAGGCCGCCCCGGATTCGCTCCCCCGGCCGAAATTCCCCACCCCCCGGCGTCGGCGCCGCCGCCCGCCTTCGGCAACCTCCGTCGGGAGACCCGGCGCTCGGCAGAGCCCGAAGCGCCGTCGCCTCCTTCCTCGCCGGAGCCGGCTTTATGTCTGCGGCGCCGGGGCGCATGCGCAGACGccatcttccctcctcctctgctggCCGCCtccccccgccgccgccgccgccgccgccgccgccgccgccttcTCTCGCCGGCGGtcgtccctcctcctcctgcgcTCGGGCGCTGGTCCCTCCTCTCCCGATGCCGCGAGAGACTGGGGGATACGGCGGAGCCGGAGAAGAGCGCTAGTAACAACCAcctcagccccctccccgccTGCCGCCCTCCCTCggcacccacccactcacccgcCCCGTTCGCCGACACCGACCAACCCCACCTCTCGTTCCTTTGAACGGCGTCGGCTGCAGTCGCTGCACCAGCCCGTCTGGCCACCAACGCCGCCGAGAAAGGAGCCGCCGCCGCCTGCGGCCCCCACCCTCCCTGGCCTCGGGAGCAGCGGGGTGAGGACGAGCCGGCTGCGGAGGAAGAGGACGAGAGCGGCTCGCACCGTCCGCGCTAGCGCAGGTCCCGCCGCCCTCCGGGGAGGCTCGGGCGCCGGCCCCTTCCTCCCCGAGGACGTGTGCCGAGCCGAGGCGCCTGCCCGGAGGGAGGAAAATGCTCGGGCTCCATGGCTGCCAGTGATGGAGCGGTCCCTGGGCTCCCgctgccaccgccgccgccgcgcccCGGCCGTGCTCCGCGAGGACCCGGCGTCTCTGCGCGCCCGCCCGCGCCTCGTTGCTGGGCTCACCGTACCGGGCGCCCCGCCGCCGCCCCGCTCGGAGCCTCGTCGCCCCGGCCCCAGCCGCGGCCAGCGTGTCCTCCCGGAGCAGCCGCCGCGAGCCCAGGGGGTTTGAAAGGGTCCGCGGGGCGTGGGGGGAGGGCCGAGCGGGGACAGCCGGGCCGGGAGGGAAGGTTTGAGCGACACTGAGCTCGGGGCtcgccggcggcggcggcgccgaGGGTGGCGAGGGGAAGGCGACACTCGCTCCGCGCTGCCTTCGTGCAGAGCGACCGGGAGGGCTTTGcagcggccgccgccgccgcgcggGGAGGAGGGGTTGAGGTGGCTTCGGAGTTGTCCGGAGAAGGTGGGCATTTCTCGGTTTTCCCACCCCCTTCCCGGGTCTCCCCCCTCTCCTGgcctccccctcccttctgcccCGCACCCCACGTGAAGCGGGATATAAAGGGGGGTGTGAGACTAGAGGGGGAAAGTGAATGGCGAAGGACTGAAGGGGTCCCCCCTTCGGGTCCCCAGCCGCTCTGTTCACCCTCGTTCATCCTCCCTTCTCGAAGCTCGCCCTCGAAGGCAGGAGCAGCGGCGCCTTcggctgaggaggaggaggagaaggaggaatcGCGCCGGGCGGAGCGTCGGGTCCCGTTTTCCTCCCCGGCGTCCTGAATACAAAGATTACGGTGCAGAAGGAAATTGCCCTCGCCTCCTCCGCCCCGCGGTACCCAACACAATGCACCAGCCGCCCgaggccgccgccgccgcggccgctGCAGACATTAGTGCGAGGAAGATGGCGCACCCGGCACTGTTCCCTAGAAGGGGCAGTGGCAGCGGCAGCGCCTCTGCGCTCAGTGCAGCAGGTACCGGTGTCGGTAGTCATGCCACATCTTCCGAGGATTTTCCGTCGCAGCTCCAGCCGCCACCTCCTGCAGCATCTTCTACGTCGGGACCACAGCCTCCGCCTCCACAAAGCCTGAACCTCCTTTCGCAGGCTCAGCTGCAGGCACAGCCTCTAGCGCCAGGCGGaactcaaatgaaaaagaaaagtggcTTCCAGATAACCAGCGTGACGCCGGCTCAGATCTCCGCCAGCATCAGCTCTAACAACAGTATAGCAGAGGACACCGAGAGCTATGATGACCTGGATGAGTCTCACACGGAGGATCTGTCGTCTTCCGAGATCCTTGATGTGTCACTTTCCAGGGCTACTGACTTAGGGGAGCCGGAACGCAGCTCCTCAGAAGAGACTCTGAATAACTTCCAGGAAGCGGAGACACCTGGGGCAGTCTCTCCCAACCAGCCCCACCTTCCTCACCTGGCACAGCAGAATGTTGTGATCAATGGCAGTGCCCACCCACACCccctccatcaccaccatcacatcCATCATGGGCACCACCTCCACCATGGGCACCACCATCCATCCCATGCCGGTGTGGCCAGTACATCCATTCCTGGAGGGCCCCCCTCAAGCCCAGTCTCCAGAAAACTCTCTACCACTGGAAGCTCTGACAGTGTGATACCAGCTGCACCAACTTCTGCTGTCTCATCGGGCAGCTCGCCTGCTTCTGTAATGACTAATGTCCGTGCTGTGAGTGCGACCGGCAGTATAGGTATAAATTCTGTTACTGGCAGTAATACAGCAAATAACGTTAACATTACTGCCGTGGGCAGTTTTAATCCTAGTGTGACAAGCAGCATGCCTGGTAATGCTAATATAAACGCAAGCAATAGCCCCAGTGCTGCTAGCGGGGGTGTGGGGCCTGGAGTTAGCAGCAGTGTAAATGTGAATATCCTGAGTGGCGTGGCCAATGGGACTATGTCTTCCTTGGCTGTTAACAGTGCCCCTAATGCGGCTGCAGGGATGACTTTGGGATCAGTTTCAAGTCAGCAGCAACCACCGACAGTGAACACGTCGAGGTTCAGAGTTGTGAAGTTAGATTCTAGTTCTGAGCCCTTTAAGAAAGGTAGATGGACTTGCACTGAgttctatgaaaaagaaaatgctgtacCGGCCACAGAGGGTGTGGCGATAAATAAAGCGGTGGAAACtgtaaaacaaaacccaacagaCGTGACTTCGGAGAGGGAGAGCACTAGTGGGAGCTCAGTGAGCAGTAGTGTCAGCACACTGAGTCACTACACGGAGAGTGTGGGAAGTGGAGAGATGGGCGCCCCCACTGTGGTGGTGCCACAGCCAGCTGTTCCAGGCGCGGCCCTTCCGCAGATGGATTTCAGCAGCACTGGTCCACAGGGCGTTCCGGCAGTTAGCACAGCGCAGAGTGTGCCTCCGCCACACCTCTCCCAAGTACAGTTGCAGTCTCAAGAACTGAGCTATCAGCAGAAGCCAAGTGTTCAGCCTGTCCCCGTGCAAGCCGCGCTCAGTGCTGCGACTGGTATCCAGCCATCACCTGTTCATGTGGTTGGTGTAGCTTCAGCTTTAGGCCAGCCGCCTTCCATTGCTAGTTTGGCTCAACCCCAGCTGCCATATCCTCAGACGGCTCCTCCAGTGCAAGTTCCCCTTCCCGGGGCACAAGCCCAGCAGTTACAGTATGGACAACAGCAACCGACTGTTTCCACACAGATGGCCCCAGGCCATGGGACCTCAGTGACTCCGATCCCTCCTCCAGAGTATGTCCAGCCGCCACCGACCCTGCCGTCAGCAGTGCCCTCTGGGCAGCCCACTCCTGCAGGAGTGGGAGCAGGAACCGCGCTGATTCCTATGGCTCAGCCACAGAGTGTCCAGCTGCCAGTGCCGCCCGCAGCAGTCCAGGCTCCACCTGCAGGGGCATCTGGCCAGCATGTTGGTCAGGCTCAGACAGCAGTACCTGCCGTACCTCCTGGCAGCCAAATTGCAAATATTGGTCACCAAGCAAATGTGCCCACTGCTGTGCAGCAGCCCTCTTCCCAAGTCACACCTTCAGTTATTCAGCAAGGTGCTCCTCCATCTTCACAGATAGTTCCACCCGCTCAAACGGCGATTATTCATCAGGGAGTTCAAACTAGTGCTTCAAGCCTTCCTCAACAATTGGTCATTGCTCCCCAAAGTACCCTGGTCACTGTGCCTCCCCAGCCGCCAGGAGTAGAACCTGTAGCTCAAGCAGTCGTTTTGCAGCAGTTGCCTGCACTTAGTCCTTTGCCCTCTGCGAGTAGCATTTCTGTCACCAATCAGGTTAGCTCATCTGGTCCTGGAATGCCTTCTGCCCCAACAAACTTGGTTCCACCACAGAATATAGCACAAAGCCCTGCCACTCAAAACGGTAATGTGGTTCAAAGTGTTAGTCAACCTCCCTCGATAGCAACCAATATAAATTTGCCTTTGGCACAACAGATGTCACTAAGTTCTACTCAGTCCTCTGCACAATCATTAGCTCAGGCAATCGGAGGCCAAGTTGAAGATGCCAGGCGCCCAGCGGAGCCGTCCTTAGTTGGCTTACCTCAGACCATCAGTGGTGACAGTGGGGGAATGTCAGCAGTTTCAGATGGGAGTAGCAGCAGCCTAGCAgcctctgcttctcttttcccGTTGAAGGTGCTCCCGCTGACGACACCCCTTGTGGATGGAGAGGATGAGAGGTAAGACCTGCCATGTTTCTGCAGACATTCAGCAGAGTCAGCGTCAATCTTTTCAGTAGCTGTGTGTGCATACAAATATGTGCACAAGATTAGTCTAAAGCATtatatactttttcatttttgtacgtGAAAATGCATTTCTGCGGTAAGTTTTTTTAGAGCAAGAGTGTCATGGAATGGTTTCAGAGTGGATAGGAAATGGTGTaagtaatatgtaaatattatttgacAGAATAGTTAAGTGTTAAGAATAGTTTTGGGAGCACCAAgtggtttttgttatttatagGATGCTTTTTAGAAAGATTAATTACAAATAGAAACTTAAGTTTGCTAAGCAGTATAATAGttaatcttttcttttgaattactAAAATCCATGTGAGCATCTCTTGGGAGGGGTGTGgttccacattttctttctcctttactaGACTGGACAATCCTTTTCAGTTCTACTGTGTTTGATCTTAGTCTATGAAAGATAATCTTACCTGCTTTTCCTAGTCAGACATAGGAAAGATGACCTCATCTGGGTTATATAGGTTGCCTTCATATT encodes:
- the TSC22D1 gene encoding TSC22 domain family protein 1 isoform X1, with the protein product MHQPPEAAAAAAAADISARKMAHPALFPRRGSGSGSASALSAAGTGVGSHATSSEDFPSQLQPPPPAASSTSGPQPPPPQSLNLLSQAQLQAQPLAPGGTQMKKKSGFQITSVTPAQISASISSNNSIAEDTESYDDLDESHTEDLSSSEILDVSLSRATDLGEPERSSSEETLNNFQEAETPGAVSPNQPHLPHLAQQNVVINGSAHPHPLHHHHHIHHGHHLHHGHHHPSHAGVASTSIPGGPPSSPVSRKLSTTGSSDSVIPAAPTSAVSSGSSPASVMTNVRAVSATGSIGINSVTGSNTANNVNITAVGSFNPSVTSSMPGNANINASNSPSAASGGVGPGVSSSVNVNILSGVANGTMSSLAVNSAPNAAAGMTLGSVSSQQQPPTVNTSRFRVVKLDSSSEPFKKGRWTCTEFYEKENAVPATEGVAINKAVETVKQNPTDVTSERESTSGSSVSSSVSTLSHYTESVGSGEMGAPTVVVPQPAVPGAALPQMDFSSTGPQGVPAVSTAQSVPPPHLSQVQLQSQELSYQQKPSVQPVPVQAALSAATGIQPSPVHVVGVASALGQPPSIASLAQPQLPYPQTAPPVQVPLPGAQAQQLQYGQQQPTVSTQMAPGHGTSVTPIPPPEYVQPPPTLPSAVPSGQPTPAGVGAGTALIPMAQPQSVQLPVPPAAVQAPPAGASGQHVGQAQTAVPAVPPGSQIANIGHQANVPTAVQQPSSQVTPSVIQQGAPPSSQIVPPAQTAIIHQGVQTSASSLPQQLVIAPQSTLVTVPPQPPGVEPVAQAVVLQQLPALSPLPSASSISVTNQVSSSGPGMPSAPTNLVPPQNIAQSPATQNGNVVQSVSQPPSIATNINLPLAQQMSLSSTQSSAQSLAQAIGGQVEDARRPAEPSLVGLPQTISGDSGGMSAVSDGSSSSLAASASLFPLKVLPLTTPLVDGEDESSSGASVVAIDNKIEQAMDLVKSHLMYAVREEVEVLKEQIKELIEKNSQLEQENNLLKTLASPEQLAQFQAQLQTGSPPATTQPQGTTQPPAQPASQGSGPTA